In one Juglans regia cultivar Chandler chromosome 11, Walnut 2.0, whole genome shotgun sequence genomic region, the following are encoded:
- the LOC109005211 gene encoding enhancer of rudimentary homolog: protein MANKHTIILMQTSPNKASRTFMDYDSISQAMDGICGLYERKLKELNPALRNITYDIADLYNFIDGLADMSALVYDHSIHGYLPYDRQWIKQRTFHHLKKLAH, encoded by the exons GCTAATAAGCACACCATTATTTTGATGCAAACTTCCCCAAACAAGGCCTCTAGAACATTTATGGATTATGATTCGATAAGCCAAGCTATGGATG GTATATGTGGGCTATACGAAAGGAAGCTTAAAGAGTTAAATCCAGCCTTAAGAAACATCACGTATGACATTGCAGATCTCTACAATTTTATCGACGGCCTTGCGGACATGAGTGCCTTGGT TTATGATCACTCCATCCATGGCTATTTACCGTATGATAGACAATGGATCAAACAGCGGACATTTCACCACCTAAAGAAATTGGCACATTAA